The Hymenobacter sp. GOD-10R genome includes a window with the following:
- a CDS encoding PKD domain-containing protein produces the protein MQKLATALLLTLLSRPLFAQSDNPIKGNFSPRHQTKQVAVTPPTVKAQIDPGSRIGGNLQQLYQEWQGAGVARGGTAVQLQSTFPDLVVSNEKQTVLVRITAKDVAALRPSLVARGFVVTSDQSKLHFIEGLLPLSQLAPGTAGISSLASQGMLGVRPIARPQNHAGKVQNQADFVLEASRVRNASPTGYDGTGVRIGVMSDSYNSLGTAAAGVAAGELPASVQVLQDATGATDEGRAMLELVHDIAPGAGLAFSSVYFGEADFAEQIRRLADPSIGNCKILVDDVSYFEEPMFQDGVIAQAVEEVTTQRGVAYFSSAGNSGSNSSEYTTPAFVAATPTSTGVLNFNPTGAVDTLQRFNIPAGQTFTMVLQWSDPFYTTNGVKTDLDMYLKRADGIVIASSVDNNIGNQTPSELLSYTNSGTATTFDLVIRRRGNTADPARLKYLSFSDHIATEYWTSSGTIVGHHAALNSMAVAATPSYDRLVPESYTSKGSPTILFDALGNPVAATTRPKPDFTSVDFVSTSFFYTATPDPKDGYYFAGTSAAAPNAAAVAALLWQARPSYTPAQLTAQLKATAQDISTAGVDDLTGAGLINAYRAIYGNPVAATPTLLESFDGLGLSPAWEIGGSGAARTLVRSDYNPASAPGQLVLDNIFPYYSVGRGTNEATLHLNLSSATTGGWVFTFRQKKFAGETDEQMPPTFTGTSATDGVAISVDGNTWYRLVDLTGTAATTAYQTVSVNLTQFAQAQGLTLTADTRIRFQRYGRGQVDSYASTRLGGRAFDDINVTGPTATLAPVPLFTSSVSADLICPGTAVQFQDASLYGATSYLWTFPGGTPSSSTISNPVVTYATPGTYAVTLQVTNANGTATRTVSNVINVTTAPPTASFTFRQRPICPGSSITFTNTSTLCPVSYQWSFQGGSPSSSTAPSPTVTYATAGTYTVTLTATNVNGSTTQTATVRVQATPLPYAENFATGIPSAWTVLNPDKNLTWTTANNITLKDGSKSIATRMPFGPYANVGQRDSLQTPFIDLRGQPQASLHFDVAYAGVGDNDYNDSLSVDVYAACTNTRLGRAYLKSWLTGLSTTTPLPTTLFVPTAASQWRQEDVNLSAYANQLVYLRFVAFNQFGNDLYLSNVRVDNIVLATKSAVAESTALQVYPNPVQGGATLTLQLPAVKGTATVQLMDAVGRNCWQGQVELNSTRSTNYTLTSVRSAGIYVLLCRTADGQLFSRRVVVQ, from the coding sequence ATGCAGAAACTTGCTACGGCATTGCTTCTGACGCTGCTTTCTCGGCCGTTATTCGCTCAGTCAGATAATCCTATTAAAGGAAATTTTTCACCTCGTCATCAAACCAAGCAGGTGGCCGTTACGCCGCCGACTGTTAAAGCGCAGATTGACCCTGGCTCACGTATTGGCGGCAATTTGCAGCAGCTCTATCAAGAATGGCAAGGGGCAGGAGTTGCCCGCGGAGGCACTGCGGTACAGCTGCAAAGCACCTTTCCGGACCTGGTTGTCAGTAATGAAAAGCAGACGGTATTAGTACGAATCACAGCCAAGGACGTGGCGGCGTTGCGGCCTTCGCTTGTGGCCCGTGGCTTTGTGGTTACGTCGGACCAAAGTAAGTTGCACTTTATCGAAGGCTTGCTGCCACTCAGCCAGTTGGCACCGGGCACAGCAGGTATTAGTAGCCTCGCTTCGCAAGGCATGCTAGGAGTGCGCCCAATAGCACGGCCCCAGAACCACGCGGGCAAGGTGCAGAACCAAGCGGATTTTGTGCTCGAAGCTAGCCGCGTCCGCAATGCCTCTCCCACCGGCTACGATGGCACGGGCGTGCGCATTGGCGTGATGAGTGACTCATATAACTCGCTGGGTACGGCCGCGGCCGGCGTGGCTGCTGGCGAGCTGCCGGCCAGCGTGCAGGTGCTGCAAGACGCCACCGGCGCCACCGACGAAGGCCGTGCTATGCTGGAACTGGTGCACGATATTGCCCCCGGCGCGGGCCTAGCTTTCAGTAGCGTATACTTTGGCGAAGCCGATTTCGCCGAACAGATACGGCGCCTCGCCGACCCTAGCATTGGCAATTGCAAGATCTTGGTGGACGATGTGAGCTACTTCGAGGAGCCCATGTTCCAAGACGGCGTTATTGCGCAGGCAGTAGAAGAAGTAACAACTCAACGCGGCGTGGCTTATTTCTCCTCGGCTGGCAACAGTGGCAGCAACTCCTCCGAGTACACAACGCCCGCGTTTGTAGCGGCCACGCCAACGAGCACCGGCGTGTTGAACTTCAACCCAACCGGCGCCGTCGATACCTTGCAGCGCTTCAACATTCCGGCGGGCCAGACGTTCACGATGGTCTTGCAGTGGAGCGACCCGTTCTACACTACGAATGGGGTGAAGACCGACCTCGACATGTATTTGAAGCGCGCCGACGGCATCGTTATAGCCAGCAGCGTTGATAATAATATCGGCAATCAAACTCCTTCCGAGCTACTCTCCTACACTAATTCGGGTACTGCTACCACTTTCGACCTCGTCATTCGGCGGCGCGGGAACACCGCTGACCCTGCCCGATTGAAGTACCTCAGCTTCAGCGACCATATCGCGACGGAGTACTGGACGAGCAGCGGCACCATCGTGGGGCACCACGCGGCCCTAAACTCGATGGCTGTAGCGGCGACCCCTTCTTACGATCGTCTGGTACCCGAGTCATATACTTCGAAAGGCTCTCCCACCATTCTCTTTGATGCCTTAGGTAACCCCGTTGCGGCTACCACACGCCCCAAGCCTGACTTCACATCGGTCGATTTTGTCAGCACTTCGTTCTTTTACACGGCTACGCCCGATCCGAAGGATGGCTACTATTTCGCTGGCACCTCGGCGGCGGCTCCGAATGCTGCTGCGGTAGCCGCATTACTCTGGCAAGCTAGGCCGAGCTACACCCCAGCCCAACTCACCGCCCAACTGAAAGCCACCGCGCAGGATATCAGTACGGCGGGTGTTGATGATTTAACGGGCGCTGGTCTGATCAACGCCTACCGCGCCATTTATGGCAATCCGGTGGCGGCAACGCCTACGCTGCTAGAGTCCTTCGATGGCCTAGGTTTATCGCCGGCCTGGGAAATAGGCGGCAGCGGTGCTGCCCGCACGTTGGTCCGCTCCGACTACAATCCGGCGTCGGCGCCCGGCCAGCTTGTGCTCGACAACATATTCCCATACTACTCGGTTGGCCGGGGTACCAACGAGGCCACGCTGCACCTAAATCTATCTTCTGCCACAACAGGTGGTTGGGTATTTACCTTCCGCCAGAAGAAGTTTGCGGGGGAAACCGATGAGCAAATGCCGCCTACCTTCACCGGCACTAGCGCTACTGATGGCGTAGCTATCAGCGTAGATGGTAACACTTGGTACCGCTTAGTGGACCTGACCGGCACGGCTGCTACCACCGCTTATCAGACCGTGAGTGTGAACCTGACCCAGTTTGCCCAGGCCCAAGGCCTAACGCTCACGGCCGACACGCGCATCCGCTTCCAGCGCTACGGCCGTGGCCAAGTCGATTCGTACGCTTCTACTCGCTTGGGTGGCCGCGCCTTCGACGATATCAATGTAACGGGCCCCACGGCTACCCTAGCCCCGGTACCACTATTTACCAGTTCGGTCAGCGCTGACCTCATTTGCCCCGGCACAGCGGTGCAGTTTCAGGATGCCTCTCTATATGGCGCCACCAGCTACTTGTGGACATTCCCCGGTGGCACGCCTTCCAGCAGCACCATCTCGAACCCTGTCGTGACCTATGCTACGCCGGGCACCTACGCCGTGACGCTGCAGGTGACGAATGCCAACGGCACAGCTACGCGCACGGTATCGAATGTAATTAATGTAACGACCGCGCCGCCGACAGCTAGCTTTACCTTCCGGCAGCGCCCCATCTGCCCGGGCAGCTCTATTACCTTCACCAACACGTCGACGCTGTGCCCGGTGAGCTACCAGTGGAGCTTTCAAGGGGGTAGCCCTTCCAGCAGCACAGCTCCTAGCCCTACCGTGACCTATGCCACGGCTGGCACGTATACGGTGACGCTCACAGCCACCAACGTCAACGGCTCTACCACCCAAACTGCTACAGTACGGGTACAGGCGACACCGCTGCCCTATGCGGAGAACTTTGCTACAGGCATACCTAGCGCCTGGACGGTCCTCAATCCTGATAAAAACCTTACTTGGACGACGGCCAATAACATTACGCTCAAAGATGGCAGCAAGAGTATAGCCACCCGGATGCCTTTCGGCCCTTATGCCAATGTGGGTCAGCGTGACTCCTTACAGACGCCCTTTATTGATTTGCGCGGCCAGCCACAAGCATCTCTGCACTTCGACGTTGCCTACGCCGGCGTCGGCGACAATGATTACAACGACTCACTGTCGGTGGATGTGTACGCAGCCTGCACTAACACTCGCCTCGGACGAGCCTACTTGAAATCGTGGCTGACGGGCTTGAGCACTACCACGCCACTGCCCACTACCTTGTTCGTGCCTACTGCAGCCAGCCAGTGGCGACAGGAGGACGTAAACCTCTCGGCCTACGCTAATCAGCTGGTGTATCTGCGCTTCGTTGCTTTCAACCAATTTGGCAATGATCTGTACCTGAGCAACGTACGAGTAGACAATATTGTACTGGCTACCAAGTCGGCCGTGGCAGAGTCGACGGCACTGCAGGTGTACCCCAACCCCGTACAAGGTGGCGCCACCTTAACGCTGCAGCTCCCGGCCGTAAAAGGCACTGCCACCGTGCAGTTGATGGATGCCGTAGGTCGCAATTGCTGGCAGGGACAAGTGGAGCTGAATAGCACGAGGTCCACCAACTATACCCTAACGAGCGTGCGCTCAGCCGGCATCTATGTACTGCTCTGCCGCACTGCCGACGGACAACTCTTCTCCCGACGCGTGGTCGTACAATAA
- a CDS encoding PKD domain-containing protein, which translates to MRKLATVFMLTLFSSPLLAQTGGAAKGDNPLLQRSKVTAAAPDLILKRPDPNSRISGSLQQLYAQWQNAGASRGAATSMQTAFSQLNINDDEQSVMVRITAQDVAALRPLLAARGFKVISDQSKLHFIEGLLPLSQLAPGKAGVSALATNGLLGIKSVSRPMNNVGRIQNQADYILESNRVRAALPTGYDGTGQRIGVMSDSYNALGGAPGGVASGDLPANVQVLQDYAAGADEGRGMLELVHDVAPGAGLAFSSVFISEANFADQIRRLASPSVGNCKVLVDDVSYLEEPMFQDGIIAQAVEEVSAQGAVYFSSAANNADYSSEYTNPVFTAAGYLNFNPTGTADIRQRFTIPAGARFPLVLQWSDPFYTTNGVKTDLDYFLINAAGDTVARANDSNIANQVPSEYTSYTNSTSSTAFDLVIRRRPGTADPTRVKYVIFNNGGSAAPTEYWTRSSTIYGHTAALSAGSTGALSSGNRLTPEPFTSKGSPTILFSPTGTPLATPVTRPKPDLAATDGSSNTFFGSLTPDPKDGYLFFGTSAAAPNAAAVAALLRQARPSLTPAQVIAQLKATAQDVNTPGFDELTGAGLINAYRAIFGNPVAAAAPFLETFDNLGLGQAWELTDRVAARTLVRSDFNPSSAPGQLVLDNVFPYYGTLNGLPTGVGTNEATLHLNLASAPAGGFVLTFRQKKFAGETDEQMPATFSGTSATDGVAISVDGTNWFRLVDLTGTAATTNYQTVSVNLTQAAQAAGLTLAADTRIRFQRYGRGQVDSYASTRLGGRAFDDILVSGPTATAAPVPLFTASVTTTEVCPGTTVQFQNTSLFDATSFRWTFPGGTPSSSTLPNPTVTYPTAGSYAVTLQATNANGTATRTVQGVVNISAARPSADFTFRQTPICPGGSIKFTSAPTACTQTYMWSFPGGTPSSSTVPNPTVTFVAAGTYTVSLTTTNANGSTTQTATVRVQAPAPVPFAETFSSGIPSAWTVLNPDNGLTWSSATNVVRKDGTRGGAVFMPFYDYATTGRKDSLQTPVLNLSTQARAGLHFDLAYAPVDNTYNDSLSVDVYAACTTTRLGRVYIKSVRTGLATTAAQTTKFVPSATTQWRQENADLSPFANQPIYLRFVAYNQYGNDLYLSNVRVDNIVLATGKAVAESSALQVYPNPVRGGAQLTLQLPAVKGAASVQLVDGLGRRIWQAQVELNSAAATTYTLNTAQSAGVYMLLCRTADGKLFSRRVVVE; encoded by the coding sequence ATGAGAAAACTTGCTACAGTGTTCATGTTAACGCTGTTCTCTAGTCCGCTGCTGGCACAAACCGGCGGCGCGGCCAAAGGAGATAATCCTTTGCTACAACGCAGCAAGGTGACGGCAGCAGCGCCGGACCTTATTCTAAAACGCCCCGACCCGAACTCACGCATCAGCGGCTCTCTGCAGCAGCTGTACGCTCAATGGCAGAACGCAGGTGCCTCGCGCGGGGCGGCTACCTCGATGCAGACTGCTTTTTCGCAGTTGAACATCAATGATGATGAGCAATCGGTGATGGTACGCATCACGGCGCAAGATGTAGCGGCGCTTCGTCCGCTGCTGGCTGCGCGCGGATTCAAAGTAATTTCTGACCAAAGCAAGCTGCATTTTATCGAAGGTCTGCTGCCGTTAAGTCAGCTTGCTCCTGGCAAAGCAGGCGTTAGTGCCTTAGCCACAAATGGCTTGTTGGGGATTAAGTCGGTGAGCCGCCCCATGAACAACGTAGGCCGCATCCAGAACCAGGCGGACTATATCTTGGAATCCAACCGCGTACGCGCCGCCTTACCGACGGGCTATGATGGCACGGGGCAGCGCATCGGGGTGATGAGCGACTCATACAACGCCCTAGGTGGCGCGCCCGGTGGCGTTGCCTCCGGCGACCTGCCCGCCAACGTACAAGTACTACAGGACTATGCCGCTGGCGCCGACGAAGGCCGTGGCATGCTGGAACTGGTGCACGACGTTGCACCCGGCGCAGGCCTGGCGTTCAGCAGCGTTTTCATCAGCGAAGCGAACTTCGCTGATCAGATTCGCCGCCTAGCTAGCCCCAGCGTTGGCAACTGCAAAGTGCTGGTCGATGACGTTTCCTACCTCGAGGAACCCATGTTCCAGGACGGCATCATTGCCCAGGCGGTGGAAGAGGTATCCGCACAGGGCGCTGTGTATTTCTCTTCGGCAGCCAACAATGCAGATTACTCTTCGGAGTATACGAATCCGGTTTTCACGGCGGCCGGTTACCTGAACTTTAATCCAACGGGCACGGCCGATATCCGGCAGCGCTTCACCATTCCCGCTGGTGCAAGATTCCCGCTGGTTTTGCAGTGGAGCGACCCGTTTTATACCACGAATGGCGTCAAGACGGACCTTGACTACTTCTTGATCAACGCGGCTGGTGACACTGTGGCGCGCGCCAATGACTCAAACATCGCCAACCAGGTCCCTTCCGAGTACACCAGCTACACGAACTCGACGAGCAGCACGGCCTTTGATCTGGTAATCCGTCGTCGGCCCGGTACAGCTGACCCGACCCGCGTCAAATATGTCATCTTCAATAACGGCGGTTCAGCGGCTCCAACTGAGTATTGGACGCGCAGCAGCACTATTTACGGCCACACGGCGGCCCTCAGTGCTGGCTCTACGGGCGCTTTGTCGTCGGGAAACCGCCTCACGCCTGAGCCCTTCACCTCGAAAGGCTCTCCTACCATCCTGTTCAGTCCGACCGGCACCCCACTGGCTACGCCAGTAACCCGCCCCAAACCTGACTTGGCCGCTACTGATGGCAGCAGTAACACCTTCTTCGGCTCGCTCACTCCCGATCCGAAAGATGGTTACTTGTTCTTCGGCACCTCAGCCGCTGCGCCCAATGCCGCTGCTGTGGCGGCTTTGCTCCGGCAGGCCAGACCTAGCCTCACCCCGGCCCAGGTTATCGCGCAGTTGAAAGCCACGGCCCAGGACGTAAACACGCCCGGCTTTGATGAGCTAACGGGGGCGGGTCTGATCAATGCCTACCGCGCCATTTTCGGCAACCCGGTGGCCGCCGCGGCGCCTTTCCTGGAGACGTTTGACAACCTAGGTCTCGGCCAAGCTTGGGAGCTAACCGACCGGGTGGCTGCCCGCACACTGGTACGCTCCGACTTCAATCCGTCGTCGGCACCTGGCCAACTCGTGCTCGACAACGTATTCCCCTACTATGGCACCCTTAACGGTCTCCCAACCGGGGTTGGCACGAACGAGGCCACGCTGCACCTGAACCTAGCTTCGGCCCCGGCTGGTGGCTTTGTGCTAACCTTCCGTCAGAAGAAGTTCGCTGGTGAGACCGACGAGCAGATGCCCGCTACTTTCTCTGGCACCAGTGCCACCGACGGGGTAGCCATAAGCGTGGACGGCACCAACTGGTTCCGCTTGGTCGACCTGACCGGTACGGCTGCTACTACCAATTACCAAACGGTGAGTGTGAACCTGACCCAAGCGGCGCAAGCGGCTGGGCTGACGCTCGCGGCCGACACGCGCATACGCTTCCAGCGCTACGGCCGTGGTCAAGTTGACTCGTATGCTTCTACTCGCCTTGGCGGGCGGGCCTTTGACGACATTCTGGTGAGTGGCCCCACGGCTACAGCTGCACCTGTGCCGTTGTTTACTGCTTCGGTTACAACTACTGAAGTTTGCCCCGGCACGACAGTACAATTCCAAAACACGTCTTTGTTCGATGCTACTAGCTTCCGCTGGACGTTCCCTGGCGGCACGCCTTCTAGCAGCACCTTGCCAAACCCAACGGTGACGTACCCAACTGCTGGTTCGTATGCCGTGACGTTGCAAGCAACCAATGCCAATGGCACGGCCACGCGCACGGTACAAGGCGTAGTCAACATCTCAGCCGCACGACCATCAGCGGACTTCACGTTCCGCCAGACGCCGATCTGCCCTGGTGGCTCCATTAAGTTCACCAGCGCTCCTACTGCGTGTACCCAGACGTATATGTGGAGCTTCCCTGGCGGTACTCCCTCCAGCAGCACGGTGCCTAACCCCACAGTAACGTTTGTCGCTGCGGGCACCTATACAGTGTCGCTCACGACCACTAACGCCAACGGCTCTACTACCCAAACGGCCACGGTGCGCGTGCAGGCTCCTGCGCCGGTGCCATTTGCGGAGACCTTCTCTTCAGGCATACCTAGTGCTTGGACGGTGCTTAACCCTGACAATGGCTTAACATGGTCCTCCGCTACCAACGTCGTGCGTAAGGACGGCACCCGTGGTGGCGCCGTGTTCATGCCTTTTTACGATTACGCCACTACCGGCCGGAAAGACTCGCTGCAAACGCCCGTGCTGAACCTCAGCACGCAGGCTCGCGCCGGCTTGCACTTCGACCTTGCTTATGCGCCTGTCGACAACACGTACAACGACTCGCTGTCGGTGGATGTGTACGCAGCCTGCACGACCACGCGCCTAGGTCGGGTATACATCAAGTCGGTACGCACAGGCCTCGCCACTACGGCGGCCCAAACAACCAAGTTTGTACCGAGTGCTACTACCCAGTGGCGCCAGGAAAATGCCGACTTGTCGCCCTTCGCTAACCAGCCTATTTACCTGCGCTTCGTTGCTTACAACCAGTATGGCAACGATTTGTACCTAAGCAATGTGCGCGTCGACAACATCGTACTGGCAACGGGCAAAGCAGTGGCTGAGTCTTCAGCCTTGCAAGTGTACCCGAACCCCGTACGCGGAGGCGCCCAGTTGACTTTGCAGCTGCCAGCCGTTAAAGGTGCTGCTAGCGTGCAACTAGTGGATGGCCTAGGTCGTCGGATTTGGCAAGCACAAGTGGAGCTGAACAGCGCTGCTGCCACTACGTACACGCTCAATACAGCACAATCAGCTGGTGTGTACATGCTGCTGTGCCGCACCGCCGACGGCAAGCTTTTCTCCCGCCGCGTGGTGGTGGAATAA
- a CDS encoding membrane-binding protein, giving the protein MKTNRIFRHCAGLLLAGWLFLTGTSAVAQTTTGTRDILREITDVVGLKPRFELRATTDVQNAAAVVYDGKRYLLYNPQFVAAVNRAGHTDWAGISILAHEMGHHLNGHTLSSGGSNPSDELEADEFSGFVLRKMGASLAQAQSAMAIVSDEEASPTHPGRAPRLKAIGDGWKRASDQITASTRVAAPSAQPAVVASRPAPTPVQQTSASPMSVVGQITFHDSPDELYYLTNKLSVVRLRQDSRTVQVVGKLTRSNSNSFPYILIDGQERRLYVSAEGGVYNNRGEEVGQVSDPS; this is encoded by the coding sequence ATGAAAACCAACCGCATCTTCCGCCACTGCGCAGGCTTGTTGCTTGCCGGCTGGCTTTTCTTGACGGGTACTTCGGCTGTGGCGCAAACCACGACCGGTACCCGCGACATCTTGCGTGAAATCACGGATGTGGTCGGCCTCAAGCCCCGCTTTGAACTGCGGGCCACTACTGACGTGCAAAATGCGGCAGCTGTCGTGTACGACGGCAAGCGCTACTTACTCTATAACCCTCAGTTTGTGGCAGCCGTGAACCGCGCCGGCCACACCGACTGGGCGGGCATCAGCATCTTGGCGCACGAGATGGGCCACCACCTCAACGGCCACACCTTAAGCAGCGGCGGCAGCAACCCCAGCGACGAGCTGGAAGCCGATGAGTTCTCGGGGTTTGTGCTGCGCAAAATGGGAGCTAGCCTAGCGCAAGCGCAATCAGCTATGGCGATTGTATCGGATGAGGAAGCCTCACCTACGCACCCCGGCCGGGCACCGCGCCTAAAAGCCATCGGTGATGGCTGGAAGCGAGCTAGCGACCAGATTACAGCTAGCACGCGTGTGGCTGCACCTTCGGCCCAACCAGCGGTGGTTGCTAGCCGTCCGGCGCCTACTCCCGTTCAGCAAACGTCGGCTAGCCCGATGAGCGTGGTCGGTCAAATTACATTCCACGACAGTCCGGACGAATTGTACTATCTCACTAACAAGCTGAGTGTGGTGCGGTTACGCCAAGACTCACGCACTGTCCAAGTAGTAGGCAAGTTGACGCGCTCCAATAGTAACTCCTTCCCTTATATTCTGATCGACGGCCAGGAGCGTCGGCTGTATGTGAGTGCTGAAGGTGGCGTGTATAACAACCGCGGGGAAGAAGTAGGACAGGTATCTGATCCTTCCTAG
- the xrtK gene encoding exosortase K, whose protein sequence is MKQRPLWPYYVGLAIGFALLKAVYVHTTSTDLLILLAPTNYLVEIALGSASVFDAAAGFMHPDLHISIDKSCSGYNFWLLCWLLLSATAVQQRLYPRLLMPMLVLMPFVSYVLTLLVNTSRILTAVFLRGLLPPAIQQFSWLHQAEGALLYLFFLVLIYLGFISSCSYFQARHAHAA, encoded by the coding sequence ATGAAACAGCGCCCTCTTTGGCCTTACTACGTTGGCTTAGCTATCGGCTTTGCCCTGCTCAAAGCCGTCTACGTCCACACGACCAGCACGGACTTACTCATCCTGCTAGCCCCAACTAATTATCTGGTAGAAATAGCGCTAGGCTCCGCATCGGTATTCGATGCCGCTGCTGGGTTCATGCACCCGGATCTGCACATCAGCATCGATAAATCCTGCTCCGGCTACAATTTCTGGTTGTTGTGCTGGCTGCTACTCAGCGCGACAGCCGTGCAGCAGCGCCTGTACCCGCGTCTGCTTATGCCTATGCTCGTGCTCATGCCTTTTGTGAGCTACGTGCTGACGCTGTTAGTCAATACGTCTCGCATTCTAACGGCTGTTTTCCTGCGCGGCTTACTGCCTCCGGCCATTCAGCAGTTTTCGTGGCTGCATCAAGCGGAAGGTGCGCTTTTGTACCTGTTTTTTCTGGTCCTGATTTATCTGGGTTTTATCTCTAGTTGTTCTTATTTCCAAGCTCGTCATGCGCACGCTGCTTAA